From the Hyphomicrobium sp. ghe19 genome, one window contains:
- a CDS encoding transglycosylase domain-containing protein: MLRLLRHLTAFAEFCLWVPRAILRWLMMTVAFNPKLGPLRHVFTAAFLYVLFAILLVYVAAPIRGYVGDLTMHDRLGYDAERWLATAIYDPKGSFVGTFDPRLDSLRDVNYTDSAIALGDYVANPDHKSIPVREVPEQYWRCLSYQEDRYLGGPLNPFGIDLIGVLKIPLTTITRSIAAHRPSLGVGGSTLPMQFARVIYKTPPSPGEGGITKLRRKLGEWWLAPVIYRELTRGGDDTLLKQWAANHIWLAQRTGGQPLHGVEVTSQVVFGKEAKDLTTAEQFVLASAVNKPIILLEGNDRLNAVRLDRWRYITEVRARTCAEKLITDEAEQKKVVFELMELAGGPPDPKVKPKLEAALERFAPDQVKRAEANPTIRANLLLPAARFGIREEMKQSYGFGWRDYVRGVTTTFDIGENLSFREKIDGALTALDTKWTSRIDPTYTLDPKKVTADKALPNVIVVAADADGNIVRYYEAGETAAYFGSLPARRADNGLYDSTLESRQVASTGKMLLAVALANQGRDTAESLYPDPQAPAQGLDTCAKGGSNGNRKAVVAFACSLNAPLITRGAQLGQVPIKRLIDGFGFTMPPTAELGGTPPSTAVVLGQIAGAPQRVQFMSSVILASLIGRGTKPVRPPTLIATYDYTQKGEGGAGIAAEARPAVIPKSLIRPGAVWLIRSLLEAPLCYQTGGQSYGTLKSLSQWCARRRGDLRLHFAKTGTSVSLDPNATVDAWASGGLQFANGAAYSYVVLVGTGTASKPWARDLHSAQIAAPLLDVLLRDLADHAKSNPRRNLLPPRRPASAPVASLRTAPRTVASEGSIARGGSPSDEQLRTLTANER, encoded by the coding sequence ATGTTACGTTTACTGCGGCATCTGACCGCTTTCGCTGAGTTCTGTCTCTGGGTGCCGCGCGCAATTTTGCGCTGGCTGATGATGACGGTCGCGTTCAATCCGAAGCTCGGTCCGCTCCGGCACGTTTTCACGGCAGCATTCCTCTACGTTCTCTTTGCAATCCTCCTCGTTTACGTCGCTGCACCGATCCGCGGCTACGTTGGCGATCTAACGATGCACGACAGGCTTGGCTACGACGCCGAGCGATGGCTGGCGACGGCCATCTACGATCCCAAGGGCAGCTTCGTCGGCACGTTCGATCCACGCCTCGATAGCCTGCGCGATGTGAACTACACCGACAGCGCCATCGCGCTTGGCGATTACGTGGCGAACCCCGACCACAAATCGATCCCCGTGCGTGAGGTGCCGGAGCAGTATTGGCGCTGCCTCTCCTATCAGGAAGACCGCTACCTTGGCGGCCCACTCAATCCGTTCGGCATCGATCTCATCGGCGTTCTGAAAATCCCGTTGACGACGATCACGCGATCGATCGCGGCGCACCGCCCAAGCCTCGGCGTCGGCGGCTCGACGTTGCCGATGCAGTTCGCGCGCGTAATCTACAAAACGCCGCCAAGTCCCGGCGAGGGCGGCATCACGAAACTCCGGCGCAAGCTCGGCGAATGGTGGCTTGCACCTGTCATCTATCGCGAGTTGACCCGTGGAGGCGACGACACGCTTCTGAAGCAGTGGGCGGCGAACCACATCTGGCTTGCGCAGCGCACCGGCGGCCAACCGCTCCACGGCGTCGAGGTGACGAGCCAGGTCGTCTTCGGCAAGGAAGCCAAGGATCTCACGACGGCCGAGCAATTCGTGCTCGCGTCCGCCGTCAACAAGCCGATCATCCTGCTCGAAGGCAACGACCGGCTCAATGCCGTCCGCCTCGACCGCTGGCGGTACATTACGGAAGTCCGCGCGCGTACCTGCGCCGAGAAGCTGATCACCGATGAAGCCGAACAGAAAAAGGTCGTCTTCGAGCTGATGGAGCTCGCCGGCGGTCCGCCCGATCCAAAGGTGAAGCCGAAGCTCGAAGCGGCTCTCGAACGGTTTGCACCCGATCAAGTGAAACGCGCCGAGGCCAACCCCACGATCCGCGCCAATCTGCTTCTTCCCGCTGCCCGCTTTGGCATCCGCGAGGAAATGAAACAGAGCTACGGCTTCGGCTGGCGCGATTACGTTCGCGGCGTGACGACGACGTTCGACATCGGCGAAAACTTGAGCTTCCGCGAGAAGATCGACGGCGCCCTCACAGCGCTCGACACGAAATGGACGTCGCGCATCGACCCCACCTATACGCTCGATCCCAAAAAGGTGACGGCCGACAAAGCGCTGCCAAACGTCATCGTGGTCGCGGCCGATGCCGACGGCAACATCGTGCGCTACTACGAAGCCGGAGAGACGGCCGCCTACTTCGGCTCGCTGCCCGCGCGCCGCGCTGACAACGGCCTTTACGATTCCACGCTCGAAAGCCGTCAGGTGGCATCGACAGGCAAGATGCTTCTGGCGGTGGCGCTCGCCAATCAGGGACGTGACACGGCGGAAAGCCTGTACCCCGATCCGCAAGCACCGGCCCAGGGCCTCGATACGTGCGCGAAGGGCGGAAGCAACGGCAACCGCAAAGCCGTCGTTGCTTTTGCGTGTTCCCTCAATGCGCCGCTGATCACACGCGGCGCGCAACTCGGACAAGTGCCGATCAAGCGGCTGATCGACGGCTTCGGCTTCACGATGCCGCCCACTGCCGAGCTTGGCGGAACGCCGCCTTCGACCGCCGTCGTTCTCGGACAAATCGCCGGAGCGCCGCAGCGCGTGCAGTTCATGTCGAGCGTGATCTTGGCGTCGCTGATCGGACGCGGCACGAAGCCGGTCCGGCCGCCGACATTGATTGCAACATATGACTACACGCAAAAAGGCGAAGGTGGCGCCGGTATTGCCGCGGAAGCTCGCCCCGCCGTCATTCCGAAGTCGCTCATCCGGCCGGGCGCAGTATGGCTGATCCGGTCTCTACTCGAAGCGCCGCTCTGTTATCAGACCGGCGGCCAATCGTACGGCACGCTGAAAAGCCTGAGCCAATGGTGCGCGCGCCGACGCGGCGACCTGCGGCTCCATTTCGCCAAGACGGGAACGTCCGTCTCGCTCGATCCGAATGCCACCGTCGATGCCTGGGCCTCCGGTGGATTGCAGTTCGCGAACGGCGCCGCGTATTCCTACGTCGTTCTCGTCGGCACCGGCACGGCCTCGAAACCGTGGGCGCGTGATCTGCATTCTGCTCAAATTGCAGCACCCCTTCTCGATGTCCTCCTCCGCGACCTTGCCGACCACGCCAAATCCAACCCGCGCCGGAATTTGCTGCCGCCCCGCCGGCCCGCATCGGCCCCCGTTGCAAGTCTTCGCACTGCTCCACGAACAGTCGCTTCTGAAGGATCGATCGCGCGCGGTGGCTCGCCCTCGGACGAACAGCTCCGCACTCTGACGGCCAACGAACGCTGA
- a CDS encoding ATP-binding protein, producing MGVEGASLKPTFAPSLAPDRLSEAFEHSITWEDDLWRADPVDVPEIHAKARRKFNDLLTTVTSGRGYHVQDRILLFHGQSGAGKTHLLRALRTDSHRSGQSYFGYAQMTPDVQNYADFYLRRLVHSLEKPYDPDRFGESALSRLTNRMVLDSEVISSQDLEMLRDATLDDKQLAHFILRLADQIVACDKFQTRELDINIVRALLYLQRRDPRIDQRVRQYLNGRQLTAIAHEAVSALDPNDGEDRAFEIIAALGALIWTVDRAALVFCIDQVEDLRFFDNAEDRFQRAVRDLIQIANRLTNAIIIISCLEDFYGQVRSLVAQSYIDRIEKSGPVLLRESRTPEEARLIISKRLAHHSEINGGGLSFPDASQFFGPQFFEEFGGLSTRRLLEHAQSRLREATSTEGDERDPEPERPSFISTLAQALGQAVGFGNPDDDAPSSLSAVQFREMWERFANESEAEMPADDQELVDVLSAALLLARDEWGRSIEVTVKRLELGDDLPAFDLTVRHRTGFANDVRVFLCNRPTQGGGLKRQLDKVLTAMQGKPCFMLRASDFPPNKKNQTAQAFRKFRDGGGRQLLVPIPEWERMMTVREFTAHHRNDAGMTQWLEGTKPLSSLISVIHLLRLDLLGRPVPRLVAKSMDDPQSTLDGFDAVSANATPVGETAEGDNGIPANDDDLPMSVILDEDGSYGASILAGGEKGNRGRAVTLNKSVLKRHAAFLGGSGSGKTTLALSLIEQLLLRGVPAVLIDRKGDLASYANPDVWRSDENESADRRSEREKLADAIDVAVYTPGRASGRPISITLLPNGINELPDHEQQLLANLSAAALGDMLHLKNSATHQKQSGVLAVALRILGSLSTNEVTLADLIHLLEDEHPELTDQTQRMDPSGKLRRDLVAQLDSLRLRNAALFEGGGESLRMDSLLGLGKYQRPNRTRLSVIYTGFLGDNENILFWVSQFLSEALRFCQRNPNDELQAVVMFDEADLYIPANSKPATAEPLQSLLKRARSAGLGMMLATQSPGDLDYKSRDQITSWFIGRVREDTALRKLRAAFQSESGLDPTVALPGQTVGEFHLVQEGLVRPMKAQRSLIAAEQVPFDRIEQLAAETRGTDERQLRLFDLR from the coding sequence ATGGGTGTTGAAGGCGCTTCCCTCAAGCCGACGTTTGCTCCTTCGCTCGCGCCTGACCGGCTGAGCGAAGCGTTCGAGCATTCCATTACCTGGGAAGATGATCTCTGGCGCGCCGACCCCGTCGACGTGCCGGAAATCCACGCCAAGGCACGCCGGAAGTTCAACGATCTCCTCACGACCGTCACATCCGGACGCGGCTATCACGTGCAGGATCGCATCCTTCTGTTCCACGGTCAGTCGGGCGCCGGAAAAACCCATCTTCTGCGGGCTTTGCGCACCGATAGCCATCGCAGTGGCCAGAGCTATTTCGGCTACGCGCAGATGACGCCGGACGTGCAGAACTATGCCGACTTCTATCTGCGCCGTCTCGTGCACTCGCTGGAAAAGCCATACGACCCGGATCGTTTCGGCGAATCCGCGCTGTCGCGTCTGACGAACCGCATGGTCCTCGATTCCGAGGTCATCTCATCGCAAGATCTCGAGATGCTTCGCGACGCGACGCTCGACGACAAGCAGCTCGCACATTTCATTCTCCGGCTCGCCGATCAGATCGTCGCCTGCGACAAGTTCCAGACGCGCGAGCTCGACATCAACATCGTGCGCGCGCTCCTTTACCTGCAGCGCCGCGATCCGCGCATCGATCAGCGTGTCAGGCAGTATCTCAACGGCCGCCAGCTGACGGCGATCGCGCACGAGGCTGTCAGTGCGCTCGATCCAAACGACGGTGAAGATCGCGCTTTCGAAATCATCGCCGCACTCGGCGCGCTCATCTGGACCGTCGATCGCGCCGCGCTGGTCTTCTGCATCGATCAGGTCGAAGACCTGCGCTTCTTCGACAATGCCGAGGACCGCTTCCAGCGCGCCGTCCGCGATCTCATTCAGATCGCCAACCGGCTGACTAACGCGATCATCATCATCTCGTGCCTCGAAGACTTCTATGGTCAGGTGCGCAGCCTCGTCGCTCAGTCCTATATCGACCGCATCGAGAAATCGGGCCCCGTTCTCTTGCGCGAAAGCCGCACGCCGGAAGAAGCGCGCCTCATCATCTCGAAGCGGTTAGCCCATCATTCGGAAATCAACGGCGGCGGCCTGAGCTTCCCTGACGCCTCGCAATTTTTCGGACCCCAGTTCTTCGAAGAATTCGGCGGCCTCTCAACGCGCCGCCTCTTGGAGCATGCTCAGTCGCGCCTTCGCGAGGCGACGTCGACCGAAGGCGATGAGCGCGATCCTGAGCCCGAGAGACCATCATTCATCTCGACGCTCGCTCAGGCGCTTGGCCAGGCGGTCGGCTTCGGCAATCCCGACGACGACGCGCCGTCTTCGCTTTCAGCCGTGCAGTTCCGCGAGATGTGGGAACGCTTCGCCAACGAAAGCGAAGCCGAAATGCCGGCCGACGATCAGGAACTGGTCGACGTCCTGTCTGCCGCGCTTCTGCTCGCGCGGGACGAATGGGGCCGTTCAATCGAAGTGACCGTAAAGCGGCTCGAACTCGGCGACGACCTCCCGGCGTTCGATCTGACTGTTCGCCATCGCACCGGCTTCGCCAACGACGTTCGCGTGTTCCTCTGCAATCGCCCGACTCAGGGCGGCGGACTGAAACGCCAGCTCGACAAGGTGTTGACCGCGATGCAGGGCAAGCCCTGCTTCATGCTCCGCGCCAGCGACTTCCCGCCGAACAAGAAGAACCAGACCGCGCAGGCATTCCGCAAGTTCCGCGACGGCGGCGGCCGCCAGCTCCTCGTGCCGATCCCCGAGTGGGAACGCATGATGACCGTTCGCGAGTTTACAGCCCATCACCGCAACGACGCGGGCATGACGCAATGGCTCGAAGGCACGAAGCCGCTGTCGAGCCTCATCTCGGTCATTCACCTCTTGCGCCTCGATCTGCTCGGGCGTCCGGTTCCGCGCCTCGTCGCCAAGAGCATGGACGATCCGCAGTCTACGCTCGACGGTTTCGACGCCGTCTCCGCCAACGCGACACCTGTCGGCGAAACGGCTGAAGGCGACAACGGCATCCCGGCAAATGACGACGACCTGCCGATGTCCGTCATTCTTGACGAGGACGGCAGTTACGGCGCCAGCATTCTGGCGGGCGGCGAAAAGGGCAACCGCGGCCGCGCCGTTACGTTGAACAAAAGCGTGCTGAAGCGCCACGCGGCGTTCCTCGGCGGCTCGGGCTCCGGTAAAACCACCCTCGCGTTGTCGCTCATCGAGCAGCTGCTCTTGCGCGGTGTTCCGGCCGTCCTGATCGACCGTAAGGGCGATCTCGCGAGCTATGCGAACCCCGACGTCTGGCGCTCGGACGAGAACGAGTCGGCCGATCGCCGTTCAGAACGCGAAAAGCTCGCCGACGCCATCGACGTCGCCGTCTATACGCCGGGCCGCGCTTCGGGCCGTCCGATCTCCATCACGCTGCTGCCGAACGGCATCAACGAACTGCCCGACCACGAGCAGCAGCTGCTCGCCAATCTGTCGGCCGCCGCGCTCGGCGATATGCTTCACCTGAAGAACTCGGCGACGCACCAGAAGCAATCCGGCGTTCTCGCCGTCGCGTTGCGCATCCTGGGCTCGCTCTCGACGAACGAAGTGACGCTCGCCGACCTGATCCATCTTCTCGAGGACGAGCACCCCGAGCTTACCGATCAGACGCAGCGCATGGACCCGTCAGGTAAGCTTCGCCGTGATCTTGTCGCGCAGCTCGACTCGCTCCGCCTGCGCAACGCCGCGCTCTTCGAAGGTGGCGGCGAAAGCCTCCGCATGGACAGCCTGCTCGGTCTCGGCAAGTATCAAAGGCCGAACCGCACGCGCCTGTCGGTCATTTACACGGGCTTCCTCGGCGACAACGAGAACATATTGTTCTGGGTCTCGCAGTTCCTGTCGGAGGCGCTCCGCTTCTGTCAGCGCAACCCGAACGACGAACTGCAGGCCGTCGTCATGTTCGACGAAGCCGACCTCTATATTCCTGCGAACTCGAAACCCGCGACCGCCGAGCCGCTGCAGAGCTTGCTGAAACGCGCCCGTTCGGCCGGCCTCGGCATGATGCTCGCGACCCAGTCGCCGGGCGACCTCGATTACAAGAGCCGCGATCAGATCACGAGCTGGTTCATCGGCCGCGTCCGCGAAGATACGGCACTGCGAAAGCTCAGAGCCGCTTTCCAGTCCGAGTCCGGCCTCGACCCGACGGTCGCGCTTCCGGGCCAAACGGTCGGCGAGTTCCATCTCGTGCAGGAAGGTCTCGTAAGGCCGATGAAGGCGCAGCGTTCATTGATCGCTGCCGAGCAGGTCCCCTTCGACCGGATCGAGCAATTGGCTGCTGAAACGAGAGGCACAGACGAGAGGCAGCTTCGCCTTTTCGATCTCCGGTAA
- a CDS encoding CAP domain-containing protein, with amino-acid sequence MLTTAARFVPGVAKMYRVALTAGLATALAGCSLGSTSLSSGFTDPDTTASIASSPSQSASFAPTVKSVGLGGEPSAPREVKVASLDKAPNGTFEKAAPGVLSDRDYSRTALNAEMARDLINAYRKKNGLKPLKLNPELTEAAKSHSRDLAKWDRISHYGSDGSNPWDRVKRAGYHARLTAENVGTGQINFNEVLKGWEESPGHNKNLLTPDAQHMGIALVQDPKTEFKSFWTLVIGSPM; translated from the coding sequence ATGCTGACCACAGCCGCACGTTTCGTGCCGGGAGTAGCCAAAATGTATCGCGTTGCGCTCACCGCCGGGCTCGCCACCGCATTAGCGGGTTGCAGCCTCGGCTCCACATCCCTCTCTTCGGGCTTTACCGATCCCGACACCACCGCGTCGATCGCGTCGTCGCCGTCGCAGTCCGCGTCGTTCGCTCCGACGGTCAAAAGTGTCGGTCTTGGCGGCGAACCTTCGGCACCGCGTGAGGTGAAGGTCGCCTCACTCGACAAGGCGCCCAACGGCACCTTCGAGAAAGCGGCTCCGGGCGTGCTTTCCGATCGCGACTATTCCCGTACCGCTCTCAACGCAGAGATGGCGCGCGATCTCATCAATGCCTATCGCAAGAAGAATGGCCTGAAGCCGTTGAAGCTCAATCCGGAGCTGACGGAAGCCGCCAAGTCTCATTCCCGCGATCTCGCGAAGTGGGACCGCATTTCCCATTACGGTTCGGATGGCTCAAATCCGTGGGACCGCGTGAAGCGCGCCGGCTATCATGCACGCCTCACGGCCGAGAACGTCGGCACGGGCCAAATCAATTTCAACGAAGTGTTGAAGGGTTGGGAAGAGAGCCCCGGCCACAACAAGAACCTTTTGACGCCCGATGCGCAGCACATGGGTATCGCGCTCGTTCAAGATCCTAAGACCGAATTCAAATCCTTCTGGACGTTGGTCATCGGCTCGCCGATGTAA
- a CDS encoding flippase yields the protein MKSATAEKLCPAGGVAHQEAAPTCVEQPRTPFAIARAIIAGLPKQTVNLIASKDERERTQRDAILAFAVRVLSAGLLYLTQIVLARWMGGAQYGIYVAVWTWVLILGAMSHLGLNYASIRLAPSYRETGDFAHLRGLIWGVRMLALGGGTIVMLLGVLGVWLFSDRIEPNFVLPVYLALVCIPLYALTDVQDGIGRGNGWMSTALVPPYVLRPLLLLASMFVANCAGLPMNAATAAGGAIVATWLAGLLQALSINKRVRATIPAAKSETDFRSWLTISAPLLVILTAELLLQNTDILVVSRFMAPADVGIYFAAGKTMALIMFVHYAVGSAVAHKFAAFHARGDQDGLRTFVRDSVNWTFWPSLAGAVIILALGMPLLSLFGPNFGAGYPVMFVLVVGFLFRSAMGPAEFLLNMLGEQKLCATVLFSAALLNIALNIAFVPAYGMIGAAAATALSLMTAASLNALVVWRRLGIKMPIWNNLPKF from the coding sequence GTGAAGAGCGCGACAGCCGAGAAGCTCTGCCCGGCCGGGGGCGTCGCGCATCAGGAAGCCGCGCCAACGTGCGTCGAGCAACCCCGCACGCCTTTCGCAATCGCGCGAGCCATCATCGCCGGCCTCCCGAAACAGACTGTCAACCTCATCGCTTCTAAGGACGAGCGCGAGCGGACCCAGCGCGACGCGATCCTTGCCTTTGCCGTCCGCGTTCTGAGCGCCGGACTACTCTACCTCACGCAAATCGTGCTCGCCCGCTGGATGGGCGGCGCGCAATACGGAATTTACGTCGCGGTCTGGACCTGGGTCTTGATACTCGGGGCGATGTCCCACCTGGGATTGAATTACGCATCGATCCGCCTTGCGCCCTCGTACCGCGAAACCGGCGACTTTGCGCATCTCCGCGGCCTGATCTGGGGCGTGCGCATGCTGGCGCTCGGTGGCGGCACCATCGTCATGCTGCTCGGAGTTCTTGGAGTCTGGCTCTTTAGCGATCGCATCGAACCGAACTTCGTTCTCCCCGTCTATCTCGCACTCGTCTGCATCCCGCTTTACGCTTTGACGGACGTGCAGGACGGCATCGGACGCGGCAACGGCTGGATGAGCACGGCGCTCGTACCGCCATACGTGCTGAGGCCGCTGCTTCTGCTCGCGAGCATGTTCGTCGCCAATTGCGCCGGACTGCCGATGAATGCTGCAACCGCGGCTGGCGGCGCAATCGTCGCGACGTGGCTCGCAGGATTGCTTCAGGCACTTTCGATAAACAAGCGCGTGCGCGCGACAATCCCGGCTGCGAAGAGCGAGACGGATTTTCGGTCGTGGCTGACGATCTCCGCGCCGCTCCTGGTCATTCTGACGGCCGAGCTGCTTCTCCAGAATACCGACATCCTCGTCGTCTCACGCTTCATGGCGCCGGCCGACGTCGGCATCTATTTTGCGGCCGGCAAGACGATGGCCCTCATCATGTTCGTCCACTATGCGGTCGGAAGCGCGGTCGCTCACAAGTTCGCGGCATTCCACGCACGTGGAGACCAGGACGGCCTGCGAACGTTCGTCCGAGATTCGGTCAATTGGACGTTCTGGCCGTCACTCGCCGGTGCGGTGATCATCCTCGCATTGGGAATGCCGCTTCTTTCGCTCTTCGGTCCGAACTTCGGCGCCGGTTACCCGGTGATGTTCGTTCTCGTCGTCGGCTTCCTGTTCCGATCGGCGATGGGTCCGGCAGAATTTCTTTTGAACATGCTGGGTGAGCAGAAGCTCTGCGCGACCGTGCTCTTCTCGGCGGCGCTGCTCAACATCGCACTCAACATCGCGTTTGTTCCGGCTTACGGCATGATTGGCGCAGCGGCCGCAACGGCACTTTCGTTGATGACGGCGGCATCGCTGAACGCGCTCGTCGTATGGCGGCGCCTCGGTATCAAAATGCCGATCTGGAACAACCTGCCGAAGTTCTGA
- a CDS encoding D-alanyl-D-alanine carboxypeptidase family protein, which produces MRSRAACIVATLLIWLTAGTPASANPTLLFEPATGKILYAEDVDDIWHPASLTKLMTAYVAFEAIKEGKIHLDDRISCSLVATLQPPSKVGLNVGATLSVEQALQAVIIKSANDVTVMLAEAVSGSESAFIDRMNATARRLGMTHTNFVNTNGLPDPGQLTSARDVAKIARAVVTEYPQYASYWAMPDMRIGKRRLGSHNALLRTFAGADGLKTGFTCDSGYNVVASATRDGRRLMAVVLGESSGNERAIRAASLLEYGFQNYDWKQLFNTTTIDTLPMDPSAKGITTVRDTVAAWGCGGHKRHTASGKHKSKSKVATSKDKSAKKSGEAAGDARSALKGPDTEGASSNSSAGAAQPQAAQASPE; this is translated from the coding sequence ATGCGGTCACGCGCAGCCTGCATCGTTGCAACATTGTTGATTTGGCTGACGGCAGGCACGCCGGCTTCGGCAAACCCGACGCTGCTGTTTGAACCCGCAACCGGCAAGATCCTCTATGCCGAGGATGTCGACGACATCTGGCATCCGGCCTCGCTGACGAAGCTGATGACGGCCTACGTCGCCTTCGAAGCGATCAAAGAGGGCAAAATCCATCTCGACGATAGGATCTCCTGCTCGCTGGTCGCGACGCTGCAGCCACCCAGCAAGGTCGGATTGAATGTCGGCGCCACGCTGTCGGTCGAGCAAGCCCTGCAAGCGGTGATCATCAAATCCGCCAATGACGTTACGGTCATGCTCGCCGAGGCGGTTTCCGGAAGCGAAAGCGCCTTCATTGACCGAATGAACGCAACGGCGCGACGCCTTGGCATGACGCATACGAATTTTGTCAATACGAACGGCCTGCCGGACCCGGGCCAGCTCACAAGCGCACGCGACGTCGCAAAAATCGCCCGTGCCGTGGTCACCGAATACCCGCAATATGCAAGTTACTGGGCTATGCCCGACATGCGCATCGGCAAGCGGCGCCTCGGGAGCCACAACGCCCTCCTCAGAACGTTCGCCGGGGCCGACGGCTTGAAGACCGGCTTCACATGCGATTCCGGATACAACGTCGTTGCGAGCGCCACCCGCGACGGCCGGCGCTTGATGGCAGTCGTTCTCGGTGAATCGTCCGGCAATGAACGGGCGATCCGCGCCGCGAGCCTGTTGGAGTACGGCTTCCAGAATTACGACTGGAAGCAGCTGTTCAACACGACCACCATCGATACGCTGCCGATGGACCCGAGCGCCAAAGGCATCACCACGGTGCGGGATACGGTGGCGGCATGGGGCTGCGGCGGCCACAAGCGACACACGGCGAGCGGTAAACACAAGTCGAAAAGCAAAGTCGCAACTTCAAAAGACAAAAGCGCGAAAAAGAGCGGCGAAGCCGCTGGCGACGCGCGCTCGGCATTGAAGGGGCCCGACACTGAGGGAGCGTCTTCAAATTCATCGGCCGGCGCAGCCCAGCCGCAAGCCGCCCAAGCTTCTCCTGAATAA
- a CDS encoding MFS transporter, with the protein MIVTSVAVVGDIVPPRERGKYQGFVGGIFGLSTVLGPLIGGYIVENFSWRWIFLINLPFGILALFVINRTFRPHLQKSDIYIDYAGAVLLGTALSMLVLVTSFGAVLVKEAPVSLFAFSLLGVVSLASFIYVETKAIDPLLPLSLFKNRTFIIAASIGLIVGLALFGSITLLPLYFQIVKGLDPTSAGWHLTPMMLGVFTSSIVSGQIIARIGRYKIFPIVGTGIMTIALMLLSRITIETTPFTASVYMLVLGLGLGMVMQILVMAVQNAVDFEQLGVATSGVTLFRSIGGCVGVAMFGAIFAFVLQREIMASAPELSAALTNPDAVAALSGEMKSAYDYFFIAALHPVFHTATLLALAAFLLSFAIEEVPLRSSITREPSSDPLLMPRDATSFDELERIVERITARENRWRVYQTAASRLGVELEPDELWLLARLGERGGQAEKDDLRKMLGPKEVRPPRPFGRLEAAGMAREAGSVIELTDKGQSVYEHLIRQREADLAHMLQDWDRNEHPEVVAMMKKMANSFASSPPVPPAFAISSSTVH; encoded by the coding sequence TTGATCGTCACTTCGGTTGCGGTGGTCGGCGACATCGTGCCGCCGCGCGAGAGGGGAAAATACCAGGGGTTCGTCGGCGGGATATTCGGATTGTCCACCGTGCTCGGACCGCTGATCGGCGGTTACATCGTCGAAAACTTTTCGTGGCGCTGGATCTTTCTGATCAACTTGCCGTTCGGCATCCTTGCTCTCTTCGTCATCAATAGGACGTTCCGCCCGCACCTCCAGAAGTCCGACATCTATATCGACTATGCGGGCGCCGTCCTGCTTGGGACGGCGTTGTCGATGCTCGTGCTCGTCACGAGCTTCGGGGCGGTTCTCGTCAAGGAAGCGCCCGTCAGCCTGTTTGCGTTCTCGCTGCTTGGCGTCGTGTCGCTTGCCTCGTTCATTTATGTCGAGACGAAAGCCATTGATCCTTTGCTGCCGTTATCGCTTTTCAAAAATCGAACATTCATAATTGCGGCCTCCATCGGTCTCATCGTCGGGCTCGCGCTGTTCGGATCGATCACGCTCTTGCCGCTTTATTTCCAGATCGTCAAAGGCCTCGATCCGACGAGTGCGGGCTGGCATCTCACGCCCATGATGCTCGGCGTTTTTACCAGCTCTATCGTGAGCGGCCAGATCATCGCGCGGATCGGGCGCTACAAGATATTTCCGATCGTGGGCACCGGCATCATGACGATTGCGCTCATGCTTTTGTCGCGAATCACGATCGAAACCACGCCGTTCACAGCGTCCGTCTACATGCTCGTTCTCGGGCTCGGTCTCGGCATGGTCATGCAGATCCTGGTCATGGCTGTGCAGAATGCCGTGGATTTCGAACAGCTCGGTGTCGCGACTTCCGGGGTCACGCTCTTCCGGTCGATCGGCGGCTGCGTCGGCGTTGCGATGTTCGGGGCGATCTTTGCCTTCGTGCTGCAGCGGGAAATCATGGCATCAGCGCCGGAGCTCTCGGCGGCGTTGACCAACCCCGATGCCGTTGCTGCGCTTTCGGGAGAGATGAAGTCCGCCTACGACTATTTCTTCATCGCGGCGTTGCATCCCGTGTTCCACACCGCGACGCTGTTGGCGCTCGCCGCGTTTCTGCTGTCCTTTGCTATCGAGGAAGTGCCGCTCCGAAGCAGCATCACGAGGGAGCCCTCGTCCGATCCGCTGCTCATGCCGCGCGACGCGACCTCGTTTGATGAACTCGAGCGGATCGTCGAGCGAATTACGGCGCGGGAAAATCGCTGGCGCGTCTATCAGACGGCGGCCTCGCGTCTCGGTGTCGAACTCGAACCAGATGAGTTGTGGCTTCTGGCGCGCCTGGGCGAACGTGGCGGCCAAGCGGAGAAGGACGACCTTCGCAAGATGCTCGGTCCCAAGGAAGTGCGGCCACCGCGTCCGTTCGGCCGGCTCGAGGCCGCCGGTATGGCCCGCGAGGCGGGAAGCGTTATCGAACTCACAGACAAAGGCCAGTCGGTCTACGAGCATCTTATTCGTCAACGCGAAGCCGACCTCGCGCACATGCTGCAGGATTGGGACCGCAACGAGCATCCGGAAGTCGTCGCGATGATGAAAAAGATGGCGAACTCTTTTGCGAGCTCGCCACCGGTGCCGCCAGCGTTTGCTATTTCTTCTTCGACAGTTCACTGA